CAGCCCAGACATGGGGTGTGCCAAGATAGTTGATGGGCGGGAGAGGGCCCCTGTCTTCCTGAACAACAACAACGGTGTCACCTCCAACATTCGGTTGGCGAATGCTTTGGGTTTCCAGAAGGACATCCCTCTGGCTGCATGTGCACAAATCCTCAAGATGTACGAGGAAGTAGACGACCGTGTCTGAGAACTCTGAATATGCGGTCACAGAGAAGGTAATATGTTACTAGGTGGAATCTGAAACATCTATTATGTACTACGAGGACCAAAAGTATCGCTGCTTgcgtgcttgatattgtgtagctcAGTGCTTGAGTATGTATGTGGGATCCGCAGTTGAATCATGGGAGTTTACCATATCTAGTAAATTGACATTTGGTTCTTCTTAGCAAGCTAATGTTATGGACTTTGTTTGTGCTGAGAGTCTGAGACGGTTCAGGTTATGCAATGCTATTGGGCTGAGCAACATAGTTTGTTTCATCACAATTTAGAGAAGCCGAGCGGCAAATAAGCTTGCTGGCCTGCATATTGTGCAGTTCTCTCTTTTGATACGAGGAAATCCGTTTGATTTACCTAGCAGAAATGAATAGCGTGAGACTGCAGTTCTGAATGGAGAACCCCAGTTTGGTCAGCAATTTGATGTGTATTTAAAGAATTTGAAGCTCAGTGCCGTCGCTTGCTGCTGACGCTGTACGCCATGCTATCTGGAGGAAAATGTTGACTCACTAAAATAGAAAATGTTGGCCTGTTAAAATACAACATGTATAACAAATGAGTGTCACATTGATGTGCATTTTAACGTTTGATGCGTGGCATAAAGAAAGTTCCAAATGAGCAACGAAATAATACGTGATAGGGGTGACACAGATTGAAGAGAAACTAGTCACCAACACGTGGAGGGGCAGAGGAAACCAAAGTTAACCCTACATAGTTGGATCTTGACACGCTGACAATGGAACAATCCATGTGCTGTAATAGTAGTACTCATAGTTTATTATCCTTTTCTTGGTCTTTGACGTTTTGGTTTTCTTATATAACTGTTGGTTTCATATCTAGCTTATCTCAAACCGAGCGAAGTACTATGTGCAGATACTCAGGGTGCACCCGGCGAACTACAGATATGTCAGCAGACAGACACACAAACAAAATATTTAAGAACTTCTGAAAGTAGAGAGGCACAGCTTATTGCATACAGAGCAAACCAAAGAAGGAAATCAAGCACTTGCCGCAAATACAAACCTAGAGGAAAACACATGactatcttgcaaaagaagcacattTCTAACAAACAGAATTGTACCGATCAATCAAGAATGCGGGCTGTTCAAACAACATGACAGAAcacaaagaatggagacacaatacCTTTACAGCTCTTCCAGACTTAAATGCAGCTCTATGAACTCAAATAGCAGTAGCACATAGCATGCAGTTACCACTGTCCTAAATTCAGGTCAGACTTGACAAAGTGCTAGTCACTCGAACTGCAGAAAGGAACGGAGCAATGTGATCCGTCGATAGTGCGAAAACTGACGGCGAGAATCGGTCAGTGGCAGTGGTCAAAGCAGAACTCCTTCCGGACACCACAAGTGCAGGTCACGGACACCATCACCACGGCACCTGTGCAGGCTACTGGCTCGGCGTGTGTGCGACGCTCTCTGGCTACGCTGGACACTTCCACCTCTTGATCCTGTACAAATACAGATTTCATCAAGGGACAGATTACCAAATTGAAACCAGAGAAACAAGGAAACCAACAGCAATTCCAGTTAGCTGCAACTGTTGAAAACATGACCATTAACTGCAGGAAACACATGCATCTTTTTGCAGATACATCTGAACTGAACATGGAATCAAGAATCGTTGAGTTAGTTTTGGAGTTAAATGTACAGAAATCAGCACAAGATTAGCACTTATTCACATAGAGTAGATCATAGATTCAGCACAAGAAATGGTCAGGTTCAATTATTTGAAGGATGTAGAGGATACTGATCAAAATGTACAACTACACATTGGAGATCATAAGCTTCAGATAGAGGTGTTCTGCCTCGGACAGCATCTAATCAATGATCAAGAAGCTAGGACATGGTCAGGTTACATTGATCGGTCAAAAAAGCCATGAAATGATCAGGTTCAATTATGCAGAGGATACTATCAAAATGTTGAACTATACATTGGAAATCATAAGCTTCAGATAGCGGTGTTCTGCCTCGGACAGCATGTAATCAATGATCAAGAAGCTAGGACATGATCAGGTTACATTGATCAGAATGTTCATGCCTGGAGAACTGAAGACATTCTAAGCACAGTGTTAATTACAGCTTTAAGATAATAAGCTTCAGATAACTGTGTGTTCTGCTCTACAAGTATCTGATGATCGATCAAGAAGCTAAGAAATTATCAGGTTACACTAATATAAATGTGAAGGACACGTCCAGCTCTCGATCCTGTACACGTGCATACCAAAATTATGTGAAGAACGCTACAGTTTGGCTCTAAAAGTACCTACTCGGTGAGCACGAAGTGGTGCACGCACGCTGAGCAAGAAATGAAGTGGAAACATGAAAGCCTAAGGAGGCTTGAATTACCTGCTTGCTCGTCTTCTCAGCTGACGGCTGCTTTGCCGGCGATGGGACGTAGGCGCTGCGCGATCCGGCCAGCGACCCGCAGGACGAAGTCGAGTGGGATTCCTCACTGGAGACCTTCCTGGCTTCCTGCGACTGTCAAATTGGCATATCAGAGGCAACGGACAGAGGAATCAAGAATTGCAAGGTGCAGAAAAACAGGGGACGGGGGTGAGGTACATGTATCAAGTACCTGCTTGCTCGCCTTCGCCGGCGAGGTGAAGAACTTGCAGCACGGCCTGGTCGATGAGTCGGACAGGATGGAGGAGCGAGAGGCCTCGCCGGTGACCAAGGCATTCGTCTTGACAACCTTCTGCGTCGGCTGAATGGCCTGCTGCGGCACGTCCCACTGCAGCAGGTTCCTGCGGGGCGCGCTCACGATGCCGTGCTGTCGCCGCGGCCTTTTCTTGCTGCTGCCGCCGCCGGACTTGCGCACTGGCGGCGCCGAAGTCTGCGAGGCCGAGAAGACGAACGCCGGAGAACCTGTGTGGCCGATGGCCGGCCCCGGAGAAGGGAAGAACGCCAAGCCGCCGCTGTCGGTAGAGCCCGTACGCGCGTGTTTCGGGGAAAGCAAGGACGCCTCGGCGCGGCCGCTTTGGTATTCCCTGGGCGACAAGGAGGGCTCAGAAGACAAGGACGCGAAGCCGCCGCCGGCAGTGGAGCTCGCTGGCGTGagcggctgctccggtgaagcGGTGAATATGAAACCACCGTTGGCAGTGGGCCCCGCCCCCTGCGTGGgcttcttcggcgatgccacgggcGTGACCACGCCCGTGGTGGGCGTTGTCGGCTGCCCCGAAGAAGCCATGAACGACAGGGTGCTGACATTGGAGCCCGTAGGAGACGGCGTCGTGGGCGTGTCCTCGAAGAAGGCGAAGATgttgcctccgccgccgccgccgatccacgGGCGCGCTGACGGGAATGAGAAGTCGCTTGCGGGGGACCCCCTGCGCGACAGCAACGGCGGCGCGGTGGTCGGGGACCGgcgcggcgagggcggcggcgtGGGGGTGGGCGAGGAGTCGAAGGGGTGGAGCTCAAGCAGCATCTTCTTGCGCGGCGAAACGGCGGGGACGAGGCAGCGGCGCTTGCGCccaccagcggcggcggcgggcgcggaGAAGGCGACCGCTGAGTGCGGTGGATCGATGCGGAGCTCGGCGAGGTGGTACGGCAACGGCGAGAGGAAGAAGTCGCGGTGGAGGTGGGCCGCCGCCATCTCCATGGTCGGCGCTCCCGGCCGGGTTCTTGGGTTCTTGGAGTTGGGGTGGCGTGGCGGTGGTTGTTTGTCTTGGAGGCGTTGCGAGTTGGTTAGTTAGTTTgttgtggcccttgactcctcctAGATGGAGAAGAGAGAAGCGACTAATGATTAGCGTTGGCGTGACTTGTCTTAGCTTTATAAGGCGGAAATAAATCGTGGGGAGATCGTCCCACCTCGTCGTCATCAATGGCAAAACCTCGTCGTTCGTTTCCTGAACCAGTGTTCTTGCTCGTGGTGAAAGCTCCGAGCCTCAATTCTTAAGTGAAAATACGACCATATGTGTCAGCTGATCGTCTTATTGGTTGGTGTTAGCAACTGATCACCTTATTGGTTGGTGTCAGTTGGTGTCAGCAACTGATCACCCGACGATCAGATTTTATTGGTTTGTGTCAGGAACTGATCACTTGACGATATGAAGCCATCGCGGTTCACTCGCCTGACGCTCCTAGATGTCGTTGGATGAATGGTGAACGGTCAAGGTTGAGATAACAATCAAAGCAGCTGGATAGATTCACAAAATACAACCATGTCGTCCCTCTGACACACCCAATTACAGTGAAGACACTGGCTAAGTCATTCATCTCTAATATTTTAAGTTACATAGTCTGCCAACAATCATTGTAACTGATGGGGACAAAATCTTTACTAGCCACCTTTGACAAGATCTCTTCTAATCTTTGGGAATCAAGCTACACATGAGTACTAGTTACCACCCTCAAACGGATGGACAAATTGAAAGGGTTAATCAATGCAAGGCATTTGACAAACCTAAAAAGGTGGTGTTCATGGCTTCTAATGGCAGAATGGTGGTTACAAAGTGCTCTAAAAATAATTCCCTTCCAAGCCTTGTATGGTTTTCCACCTCCAAAAGTGGCAAAAATGTTTTTGGTAGCTGACAATACTGAAACAGCTGTTGAGATGCTCCAAAACAGCTGGTCAACCAAATCATCAAGAACAACTTGCAAGAAGCTCAAAACCGCATGGTGCACTTTGCTAACATCAACAAGAGTGACAGAGAGCTCCTTGTTGGGGACATGGTCTACTTGAAAGTGCAACCATACCGCCATTCTTCTCTCAGCATCCACTACTTTATCAAACTCCACAACAAGTTCTACGGTCCATTCCGAGTACTAGCCAAAGTGGGGCAAACATCTTATAAACTGTTACTTCCTGAAGGTTGTCACTACACCTTCCATGTGAGTCAACTAAGGAAACACAAAGGCCCTCTTGCAATGCCAACACTTCCATTGATCGATGAGGAAGGCAACACAACTGGGTCGTGAAGCTGTTGTTCAACACAAACCAATTCCTCGCAAGTATGGTACGATAAGCATTATTGTGGTTCATTGGCTTGTTAAATGGATTAACTTGCTAGGAAGATACTTCCTTCATTTAGAAGGACTTCCCTAACTTCACGTCTTGAGGAGAAGTCGTATCTCAGCAAGGGGCATTATCAGGAACTGGTCACCTAACAACCTGAAGCCATCACAGTTTGCTTGGTTGACGCTCCCAGATGCCGTTGGATGATGGACTAACTGTCAAGATCGAGATAACGATCAAATCAGAAGTTAGCTCCTTTCCTTTTAGCTTAACGCTTACATGCTCCATTGTTATTAGAGCCCGGACAGGATAAGAGGGCTCGCTCCGAGCTCGTAATCTCATCCTTCTCCCTCTGGGTTAGAAACCTAGCGCCGCCGTGTTCCGGCTGGCCAATAATTGGTCTATAAAACTCTAAATTTGGTCAAGAAGGAAGCTCTGAATTCAGTAGTATAAGTGGTGCATGTATATTCCGTGTGTTTGTCTAGTTTAGCCTCTGAATTGCCAGTAGCATCATATCAGTTGGATTCAATGTTGATAATTTGGTGTATCTAGCACTGTTGTCCGAACTCCGAAGACCGTCCAAGATGTTCCATATATTTGTATACCATTCATATGCCTATGATGATGTTGTTGATTTCCTCtatgtgtgagtagtttaccTTGTTCTTGGGGAGTTAGAGAAATCCTAGCAATATTATGATGTGAAATAAATATAATGTATAATTTGAATTAAACATGTATTAGTTCTCTCTCTAGATATTATGTGAAGTGCACCATGTAATATGTATCTACGGGATTAGAGAGGTGGAAACTATCGTTGACCATGTGGTAGTATGTACGGTGCTAAGTAACATAACGTGTGGGCATACTATTCACATGGGTAATGGGAATAAGACGAGATTCATTAAGCTCGTATCAACATCCATGGGAAAACTCTTAATTGTGAGGGATCGGAGTGGATTGCTTACGATCATTGCAGTGGTTATTCGGGCTAAAATAACATATGGCTTTCTATGATCATCTTATTATGGAGCTCTTCCCATACATGCACATGAAGGACAATAGAGACTCATTTTATATCATAAGTAGTACCCAATTCTGGTAGTGGGTCCTACACTCCAAGAGAACGCTTTAGCCATCTTGCAGTTTCATTATCTTTTACATAGCGATTGTGTTTTTGTTTGCACTCTTTAGTTTTAATTGCTACTCTTTCGCACACAACACTATCTTCTCAAAACACTCCTACTTGAAATCAAATGCAACTTGCAAGCATCCTTTGGTAAAGGACAACGAGGGGCATAAAGACCCTACCAATAGCTCTTTGTTGTTGGATACTCTTACTTTGATACTAGCTACTCAGGCCTGACTAGCTACAATATACATGTGCACTTGTAGTCATCAAAAGAGGCAGGAGCTGTAGCCACGACGTCGGGCATGACGGCATCAAGAGCAGCGGCCTCGCCGGTGGGAGCTGATGCCTCCATGGATCGAGCTAGGGTAGTGGCGTTGCCTGGGTGAGAGTTGGGAGAGTGAGAGTGGAGGCCTGGAGGGTAAAGTGTGGCTAGCTTGCAGACCCGAGGCAGACAAAATCTTCCTAGATGCGGACGCTAGTGGAGTCCACGTAACCGCAAACCCGACCcagatttgggccaggtttgctcaGAAACTGACGTGCCTGACTTGCGTTTGCGGTAGAGCATTGGGCCTTGTCATCGGCCGCGGTGGACTGCGACGGACGTGAGATATGCACGGGGCGTCGGAGATGGCCTAACTGTGACATATTTTTCTTTGAATCGAATCCACGTAGTGTATAGTCTTACTAGAATTAATGGTCACATCAGTGCATGTATATTGCGTGCTAGCTGAAAGTTTTTAGTCCGTGGGCTATCATGGAGAATTGGCTTGGATGGAAGACGATCTGACCTTATTGGTTGGATTCAGTGATGATAATTTGGTGTATCCAGTACTGCTATCCGAACTACCATTTGTAGTATATAACACATTTCAATGGGGTCCAAGAATAGTGTAGCGGGGATATGGAGTTGAGGAAGCCATTAAAGTATATGTATATCTTGGTCGCTCTTGAGAAAACGCCAAAGGGTACACGAAGCCTAGAAGGTAAGGTCCATGAAAGAGAATATTCTTTCTATCCTTATAGTAAAGTGGGTGAGCCGGGTGTGTTCAGCATTTCAAAGCTCTGCAtcccaaaagaaataaagaaaaaacaGTTCAAGATCTGAAGCAGCTGCAGCAGTAATGGCGCAACTGATAGAGCACACCCAGCTCCCCATCCGCGGGCTCAACCTTCACGTTGCTCAAGTAGGCACAGGTGAGAGCTTCTCTTCTGTTGGGCATAGCCGCCATCGGCGATCGGCCGGTAGGACTGCAGGCAGAGCTAGCAGAGCAGCTAATCAATTTGTTGTCTGTGTTGCTTGACTCGCAGG
This Lolium perenne isolate Kyuss_39 chromosome 1, Kyuss_2.0, whole genome shotgun sequence DNA region includes the following protein-coding sequences:
- the LOC127304224 gene encoding uncharacterized protein isoform X2; translation: MEMAAAHLHRDFFLSPLPYHLAELRIDPPHSAVAFSAPAAAAGGRKRRCLVPAVSPRKKMLLELHPFDSSPTPTPPPSPRRSPTTAPPLLSRRGSPASDFSFPSARPWIGGGGGGNIFAFFEDTPTTPSPTGSNVSTLSFMASSGQPTTPTTGVVTPVASPKKPTQGAGPTANGGFIFTASPEQPLTPASSTAGGGFASLSSEPSLSPREYQSGRAEASLLSPKHARTGSTDSGGLAFFPSPGPAIGHTGSPAFVFSASQTSAPPVRKSGGGSSKKRPRRQHGIVSAPRRNLLQWDVPQQAIQPTQKVVKTNALVTGEASRSSILSDSSTRPCCKFFTSPAKASKQEARKVSSEESHSTSSCGSLAGSRSAYVPSPAKQPSAEKTSKQDQEVEVSSVARERRTHAEPVACTGAVVMVSVTCTCGVRKEFCFDHCH
- the LOC127304224 gene encoding uncharacterized protein isoform X1, with the translated sequence MEMAAAHLHRDFFLSPLPYHLAELRIDPPHSAVAFSAPAAAAGGRKRRCLVPAVSPRKKMLLELHPFDSSPTPTPPPSPRRSPTTAPPLLSRRGSPASDFSFPSARPWIGGGGGGNIFAFFEDTPTTPSPTGSNVSTLSFMASSGQPTTPTTGVVTPVASPKKPTQGAGPTANGGFIFTASPEQPLTPASSTAGGGFASLSSEPSLSPREYQSGRAEASLLSPKHARTGSTDSGGLAFFPSPGPAIGHTGSPAFVFSASQTSAPPVRKSGGGSSKKRPRRQHGIVSAPRRNLLQWDVPQQAIQPTQKVVKTNALVTGEASRSSILSDSSTRPCCKFFTSPAKASKQSQEARKVSSEESHSTSSCGSLAGSRSAYVPSPAKQPSAEKTSKQDQEVEVSSVARERRTHAEPVACTGAVVMVSVTCTCGVRKEFCFDHCH